The window TGTATGTATACTCTCaactcaaagagagagagagagagagagagagagagagagagagagccacaGAGATTCATATCAGACGTGTgataaaaaagttttctttaCTGTATGTGGTTCTTTCTGAAACCTTCCTTTTCGGTTGGCTCTTTAGCTTTCGGAAACAAAGTAATCCATCCCCTACTTTTTAAACACTAGTTTGTAATAGTTAACATTATTGTCTTTCAACAAAGCAGTTTGAGTTTCCATTAAAACGAGCACACAtaaattttaagaagaaaaaaaggtctGCAACTCAGACTCAGTGATACGAGATTAGAAGAGAGACCCACATAAAATTTGATTCTATCATCAGCATCATCTCCGTTGGCTTCattatattaatcaaacaaaatattttggatatctgacaataaattttcaaaattcaacaCATCTCCAAAAACTATCCGTTATGAACATACTGTACACAAAAACCTTTATTGGTGACTACAAATGcgataaagaaataaattgataatcaATGCTAgtatttattttgtcaaaatcGACGTGTCCAGtaactaataaatttaaatttcgaATTTTCGTaagctttacaaaaaaaaaagaaattaaaagaaaaggaaaaatcaatGCCAATGAATGAGAGAGTACGCGTGGACCTAAAGCTAGAATAGATCGGACGGTGGAGAAAGCTGcgttaataaacaaaaaagaaggaatCCAACGGCCAATAGTGTAGCGTCAACTCAAAGCCAAACCCTCTCCCCCAaatatttttggtcttttaaaAACCCCCACAATCCCTCTCCTTCCTTCAATCTCCCTCTCGCCGCATCATagaaagctttcttcttcttcttcttcttctttcacacaTCCGTCTgattaatctctctctctatcctcCTACGATTCCGCAAACATGGTAACGATCCGCTTCTCTCTTCGTTTTTGATAGGATCAGATTACGTTTATTAGAGTTTTCTATGTCTCAGATCTCACGAGATTgcgttgatgttttttttttcctaaattgtTTGTGAATATCTTTGTTTCAGGCTCTACCAAACCAGCAGACCGTAGATTACCCTAGCTTCAAGCTCGTCATTGTTGGTGATGGTGGCACAGGTAATCTTCCCCGTACTTTTTCATCGACTAGTCCGTTGGTTTGTTTCTGATAATATCAATGGTTCTAAGCGGATCTTTCGAATCGTTTCTGTTTATAGTGGCTCAATCGATGTTTTAAGTATGGTATATtggtgtttgattgtttttgctaAACTCCTGATTGCTTTTTGTTGGTTGTTCAGGGAAGACTACTTTTGTCAAGAGACATCTCACTGGAGAGTTCGAGAAGAAGTATGAACGTAAGTATACCACAAAGATTGTTGTGTATTTTGCAAAATTTTCTATTCTTGCACGTTCTGAtgttttgatctctgatcgATCTCCTCNTTTTGTGATGGCAAGGTTTGTATATGTTTGTCCCTATTTGATGTTTCAAGTATGGTAATTGTGGTTGGTTGGAAAAAAACAGTTGACAAGAAAATCTTTTACATGTCCGTGCTTAGTAGCTGTAGTGGACATGTGCTGTTAAATAAATTGAGTAAAGTGTTTTCTGTTCCTACTATGGATATGGTAACAACATGTAGACGATCTCAAGGATGATTATCTTTATAGGTTTTCTCTCAGGATGCCTAGCATTTATGCCACTGTACAAGTCTTTGTAATGAGAAAAGTACACATAGATGAGATGATTGTGTTGAAAAATACTTTTTCTAGCTGGCTTACCTTCCTAGTACCGCTGGCTTATATTTTTCAGGGAGCATGCACCATCAATCATCTTCATGGATGAAATCGATAGTATCGGGTCTGCTCGTATGGAATCTGGAAGTGGAAATGGTGACAGTGAGGTTCAAAGGACTATGCTTGAGCTTCTCAATCAACTTGACGGATTCGAAGcgtcaaacaaaatcaaggtacGCGTTAGGTTGTGAAGGAACAAATTGTCAGGAAGCTGAAAAGGACGAGTGCGTGGTATCGTAGTATGACTTTTTCAGACAAACTTGTTTATTCTCTTAATTGACTGTTGCAGGTTTTGATGGCGACAAATCGTATTGATATTCTGGATCAAGCTCTTCTCAGGCCTGGAAGGATTGATAGGAAAATCGAATTCCCTAATCCTAATGGAGAGGTAATGCTTGTGTTTCTTAGGAAATGATACTAGAAGTAACTTTGCTCTGTTGTTTTCGTGAAAAGAATGTGAAATTCTTCTGAAGAGGCACCTtcttattatatagtatttcaaCTAGCATTTACTATAGTATAAAATACTTTTCTTTATCTCCATACTTATTTTACCCAAAATGAGGCAGGACGGTTTGGCTAATGTATGTTTATAAAATGTGTTGCAGTCACGTTTTGATATCTTGAAGATACACTCGAGGAAAATGAATTTGATGCGTG is drawn from Camelina sativa cultivar DH55 chromosome 8, Cs, whole genome shotgun sequence and contains these coding sequences:
- the LOC104706341 gene encoding 26S protease regulatory subunit 8 homolog B-like — encoded protein: MAREHAPSIIFMDEIDSIGSARMESGSGNGDSEVQRTMLELLNQLDGFEASNKIKVLMATNRIDILDQALLRPGRIDRKIEFPNPNGESRFDILKIHSRKMNLMRGIDLKKIAEKMNGASGAELKAVCTEAGMFALRERRVHVTQEDFEMAVAKVMKKDTEKNMSLRKLWK